In Cloacibacterium caeni, a single window of DNA contains:
- a CDS encoding shikimate dehydrogenase family protein: protein MEKSVKLGLVGRNISYSFSKKYFEQKFQKLFLKNHSYEVFDIENLQNIATIFQTENLVGLNVTIPYKEQIIPYLDELSEEAKEIGAINCISIKNGKTKGFNTDAFGFEKTLLLHKKPHQKSAIVLGNGGAAKAVQFVLKKNNIPFITVSRTTEINYQNLTENQVLENLIIIQCTPVGTFPNVEETLVFPFEFITENHLVIDLIYNPTLSKFLKNAAEKGAKTINGYFMLEQQAEKAWEIWNEKL, encoded by the coding sequence ATGGAAAAATCAGTAAAATTAGGTTTGGTAGGAAGAAATATTTCCTACTCGTTTTCAAAAAAATATTTCGAACAGAAATTTCAAAAACTTTTCTTGAAAAACCATTCCTATGAAGTATTTGACATCGAAAATCTTCAGAATATTGCTACTATTTTTCAAACTGAAAATCTTGTAGGACTTAATGTGACTATTCCATACAAAGAACAAATTATTCCTTATTTAGACGAACTGAGCGAAGAAGCCAAAGAAATTGGCGCCATCAATTGTATTTCCATCAAGAACGGAAAAACAAAAGGGTTTAATACTGATGCATTTGGATTTGAAAAAACACTTCTTCTGCACAAGAAGCCACACCAAAAATCTGCCATCGTTTTAGGAAATGGTGGTGCTGCAAAAGCCGTTCAATTTGTGTTAAAAAAGAATAATATTCCGTTTATTACCGTTTCTAGAACTACAGAAATTAATTATCAGAATCTCACTGAAAATCAAGTTTTAGAAAACCTCATCATCATACAATGTACACCTGTAGGAACTTTTCCTAATGTAGAAGAAACCCTTGTCTTCCCATTTGAATTTATTACCGAAAATCATCTCGTTATCGATTTAATTTACAATCCTACTCTTTCTAAATTTCTAAAAAACGCTGCCGAAAAAGGCGCAAAAACCATTAACGGTTATTTCATGCTAGAACAACAAGCCGAAAAAGCTTGGGAAATTTGGAATGAAAAACTGTAA
- a CDS encoding DUF349 domain-containing protein, translated as MITDNPNSEAQENIVNPNEETANQSVAPQESHDSEVHEEETHDMVEHHEHEKMTSGELMTKLEALINAEDAGANHKKFNAVKEMLLHKINLESEDQKEADAHYEHPLQSKVSALSNIFKEKYDVFHRKQESEQKDNLEKRISIIEKLKNLYTHSEPNTNLFRAIREIKEEWSNAGQVAKSEFKNLNNNYFYHLNNFYQMLDLNKEYREQEYAHNLEKRQHIIARAKELQNEPVVQKALNELQFLHKLWKEEAEPVAEEFRDKTWEEFKEISNKIHERKSELLTVIEGEQQATLEKKNQIIETIKKLTSPDKAPNHNYWQNAINTVESLRADFLKLGSVPRKISNQNWNEFKLALRAFNAKKNEFYKGLKNSQHTNLEEKLKLIQTAQDNMNSEDWEIAVPLFKKLQEDWKKIGHVPRSMTNKVWDDFREACNTFFNNYRTKNNAVTDDWKENHKQKRALLDELKEIGDEEGSIEKIENIKTAWNNIGKVPRDKMAINTEFNKTMREKLRLNKINEFDLKEEGLTESQLTDKARKIKNQVADLEAEIVKLENNLGFFGKVSRDNPLLKDTFDKIDDKKAQLEMLKQSLHHIISGE; from the coding sequence ATGATTACAGATAACCCTAATTCTGAAGCTCAAGAGAACATTGTAAATCCAAACGAAGAAACTGCTAATCAATCTGTTGCTCCTCAAGAAAGCCATGATTCAGAAGTTCATGAAGAAGAAACTCATGATATGGTAGAACACCACGAACATGAAAAAATGACTTCGGGTGAATTAATGACCAAGTTAGAAGCACTGATTAATGCTGAAGATGCAGGAGCTAATCATAAAAAATTTAATGCAGTAAAAGAAATGCTTCTTCACAAAATAAACCTAGAAAGTGAAGACCAAAAAGAAGCAGATGCACATTATGAACATCCTCTTCAATCAAAAGTTTCTGCACTGAGCAATATTTTCAAAGAAAAATATGATGTTTTCCACAGAAAACAAGAATCTGAGCAAAAAGACAATCTCGAAAAGAGAATCTCAATCATAGAAAAATTAAAAAATCTTTACACGCATTCTGAACCTAACACCAATCTTTTCCGCGCCATCAGAGAAATTAAAGAAGAATGGAGCAACGCTGGACAAGTAGCAAAATCAGAATTCAAAAATCTTAACAATAATTATTTCTACCATTTGAATAATTTCTATCAAATGTTAGACTTAAATAAAGAATACAGAGAGCAAGAATATGCACATAATCTAGAAAAAAGACAGCATATTATTGCCAGAGCCAAAGAATTACAAAACGAACCTGTAGTACAAAAAGCATTAAACGAATTACAGTTTTTGCACAAACTTTGGAAAGAAGAAGCAGAACCAGTTGCTGAAGAATTCCGTGATAAAACTTGGGAAGAATTCAAAGAAATTTCGAACAAAATTCACGAAAGAAAATCAGAATTATTAACCGTAATCGAAGGTGAACAGCAAGCTACTCTTGAGAAGAAAAATCAAATCATAGAAACGATTAAAAAACTGACTTCTCCAGATAAAGCTCCGAATCATAATTACTGGCAAAACGCCATAAACACCGTAGAAAGTTTAAGAGCAGATTTCTTAAAATTAGGAAGCGTTCCTAGAAAAATTTCTAACCAAAACTGGAACGAATTCAAATTAGCGCTTAGAGCTTTCAATGCTAAGAAAAATGAATTCTACAAAGGACTCAAAAACTCTCAGCATACTAATTTAGAAGAAAAACTGAAGCTTATACAAACCGCTCAGGATAATATGAATTCTGAAGATTGGGAAATTGCAGTTCCATTGTTCAAAAAATTACAAGAAGACTGGAAAAAAATAGGTCACGTTCCTAGAAGTATGACCAATAAAGTTTGGGATGATTTCCGTGAAGCTTGTAACACGTTTTTTAACAATTACAGAACTAAAAACAATGCTGTAACAGACGATTGGAAAGAAAATCACAAACAAAAACGCGCGCTTTTAGATGAATTAAAAGAAATTGGCGACGAAGAAGGAAGCATAGAAAAAATTGAAAACATTAAAACTGCTTGGAACAACATCGGAAAGGTACCAAGAGATAAAATGGCTATCAATACAGAGTTTAATAAAACGATGAGAGAGAAATTAAGACTGAACAAAATCAATGAATTTGATTTGAAAGAAGAAGGTCTTACTGAATCTCAATTAACTGATAAAGCTAGAAAAATTAAAAATCAAGTAGCTGATTTAGAAGCAGAAATTGTAAAATTAGAAAACAACTTAGGCTTCTTTGGCAAAGTATCTCGTGATAATCCTTTATTGAAAGATACTTTTGATAAAATTGATGACAAGAAAGCTCAGTTAGAAATGTTGAAACAAAGCCTTCACCACATTATTTCGGGAGAATAA